TCAGCGAACGTCATTCCCTTGTCGTGGCGACCGGTGGCGGCGTTGTCACCCGGACCGAAAACTGGGGAATGATGCACCAGGGCATTGTGATCTGGCTCGATGTCGAACGCCGTCAGCTGCTGCAACGCCTGCAGAGCGACACCACGCAACGGCCGCTGCTGATGACAGGGGATCCTGCCGAAACACTTGACGAGATTCTCAAGCAGCGACGCCCTCTGTACGACGAGGCAGATCTCACAGTGGTGATCGAATCCGAATCAGCCGACGTCGTTGCAGACGGCATCATTCAGCTGCTGCCGGAATTAATCAAGGATCCACCCAAAGAACGTCCGGAATGAGGCTCAGGAGCCGGGTGGATCGAGACGCACCGCATACCACTGCAGAGCGATGCCAGGCGAGATTTCCAGTTCACAGGCTGTATCCAACAGGCGCAGTGCAGCTTGTTCCGGGCTCTCGCAACTGCTGAGATCCGAAGGCCAGGGGTCCAGATCCTGCAGTCGGCCGGCAAGCCATGTCAGGGTGTCGGCCGCTGTGAGCAGCTGTTCAGGTTCGCCTGGCACCAACACCACGTAGTGATCGAGGGATCGAATCAGAGGGTCGGACATGGCAAAAGCGTTGTTGACACTGCTGATCACCATGCTGCTGCAGCTTGTGTCAGTCCAGTCCGCCGCCGCGGCCAGTGATCGTGGAATCAGCTTCCTTGAGCAGCGTTTCGAAAGCTGGCCGCAATGGTCCCTGCCGGCACCTCTGCCTCGCCCCCGCGCCAAACAAGACCTGATCTATCCCGACTGGTTTTCAGGGACATGGGAAGTGACCAGTGAGGCACTGGATGATTCAGGCCAACCCATTCCCAACGATCCCCCCCTGGTGCACGAGGT
This genomic window from Synechococcus sp. MIT S9220 contains:
- a CDS encoding chlororespiratory reduction protein 7; the protein is MSDPLIRSLDHYVVLVPGEPEQLLTAADTLTWLAGRLQDLDPWPSDLSSCESPEQAALRLLDTACELEISPGIALQWYAVRLDPPGS
- a CDS encoding shikimate kinase — encoded protein: MAETTPTLRQRLGGRSLYLVGMMGSGKTSTGRPLAERLGYGFVDADAVIEQVAGCTISEIFERDGEEEFRSLETQVMRSISERHSLVVATGGGVVTRTENWGMMHQGIVIWLDVERRQLLQRLQSDTTQRPLLMTGDPAETLDEILKQRRPLYDEADLTVVIESESADVVADGIIQLLPELIKDPPKERPE